A part of Carassius carassius chromosome 4, fCarCar2.1, whole genome shotgun sequence genomic DNA contains:
- the LOC132139574 gene encoding MAP/microtubule affinity-regulating kinase 4-like isoform X3 yields the protein MQVEAENLLLDADANIKIADFGFSNEFTLGNKLDTFCGSPPYAAPELFQGKKYDGPEVDIWSLGVILYTLVSGSLPFDGQNLKELRERVLRGKYRVPFYMSTDCEGILRRFLVLNPSKRCTLEQVMKDKWMNAGYESDELKPHIEPAEDYSDPNRIEIMVGMGFTTEEIKDSLLNQKYNEITATYLLLGLKTEDGAESRVSGSMTLPRVRPSPITNGTNKHSSSSSSSSSSHSKTQRSASTYHRQRRHSDFCGPSMPVMHPKRSPTSSGDRELRESRMPPRKASCSVMGSRTLPPSSPMVSTANNPNKAEIPDRRKEMTATTNNIPGSTMTRRNTYVCTDRSNTDRHTLLQNGKDNSSLSHRLPPTSPSTLSIVGAGASSSSSSGERCRLTRGSTIRSTFHGGQLRDRVPPTYGPPPTSPTLSHDAGALPPNARSRATSNLFSKLTSKLTRRVTNESEGVSRSSVTSGHLSGDQKASEPWSGGGGWDVRGYLSRPPRAPAEVVLALHEAARGCGCQVRHAGPFLLCCSHGAAGSKVAFQAEVCQLSVGPTEANGVRYTRLWGAPLAFRHIASQISKEVEL from the exons ATGCAAGTGGAG GCAGAGAATTTGCTTTTGGATGCAGATGCTAACATAAAGATAGCAGACTTTGGCTTTAGTAACGAGTTTACATTGGGGAATAAGTTGGACACCTTCTGCGGTTCCCCACCTTACGCAGCTCCGGAGTTGTTTCAAGGAAAAAAGTATGATGGGCCAGAGGTGGATATCTGGAGCCTGGGGGTCATCCTGTACACACTGGTCAGCGGGTCACTTCCTTTTGATGGACAGAACCTCAAG GAGCTGCGTGAGCGAGTGTTGAGGGGGAAGTACCGTGTGCCCTTCTACATGTCCACAGACTGTGAGGGGATTCTGCGCAGGTTTCTTGTGCTCAATCCCAGCAAACGTTGCACTCTAGAG CAAGTGATGAAGGATAAGTGGATGAATGCAGGGTATGAGAGCGATGAGCTAAAGCCTCACATTGAACCAGCGGAGGACTACAGTGACCCCAACCGCATTG AGATTATGGTAGGGATGGGTTTTACCACAGAAGAGATTAAAGACTCTTTACTCAATCAGAAATATAATGAAATCACGGCTACATATCTATTGTTGGGCCTGAAGACTGAG GATGGTGCTGAGTCAAGAGTTAGTGGCAGTATGACTTTGCCGCGTGTACGTCCAAGCCCAATTACCAATGGAACCAACAAACactcatcttcttcatcatcttcctCATCCTCACACAGCAAGACTCAGCGCAGCGCCTCTACCTACCACCGCCAGCGACGGCACAGTGACTTCT GTGGTCCCAGCATGCCTGTGATGCACCCTAAGCGTAGCCCGACCAGCAGTGGAGACCGTGAGCTGCGTGAGAGCCGCATGCCACCGAGGAAGGCCAGCTGTAGCGTAATGGGCAGTCGGACCCTACCACCTTCTAGTCCAATGGTCAGCACCGCCAACAACCCTAATAAGGCTGAGATACCTGATCGACGCAAGGAGATGACCGCCACCACT AACAATATTCCAGGAAGTACTATGACCCGAAGAAACACATACGTATGTACAGATCGTTCTAACACTGACCGTCACACACTGCTGCAGAATGGCAAAGACAACAG CTCCCTGTCTCACCGCCTCCCTCCCACCTCTCCTTCCACTCTCAGTATTGTCGGAGCAGGAgcatcctcctcttcttcctcaggtgAGCGCTGTCGGTTGACACGTGGATCCACCATCCGGAGCACCTTTCATGGGGGTCAGCTCCGTGACCGTGTCCCACCCACCTATGGACCTCCGCCCACGTCGCCCACCCTCAGCCATGACGCTGGAGCCCTGCCACCCAATGCCCGCAGCCGGGCCACTTCTAACCTGTTCAGCAAACTCACCTCCAAACTCACACGCAG ggtcACAAATGAATCTGAGGGAGTCAGCAGATCTTCGGTCACAAG TGGCCATTTATCTGGGGATCAGAAAGCGTCCGAGCCCTGGAGCGGGGGAGGGGGGTGGGATGTAAGGGGCTATCTCTCCCGTCCCCCCCGGGCCCCTGCAGAAGTGGTACTGGCCTTGCATGAGGCGGCGAGGGGATGCGGCTGCCAGGTCCGGCACGCTGGCCCATTTCTGCTGTGCTGCAGTCATGGGGCGGCAGGGTCAAAGGTCGCTTTCCAAGCTGAGGTGTGCCAACTGAGTGTGGGTCCCACAGAGGCAAACGGAGTACGATACACACGCCTGTGGGGGGCCCCCCTCGCCTTCAGGCACATCGCATCGCAGATCTCTAAAGAGGTGGAGCTCTGA